The following coding sequences lie in one Oncorhynchus masou masou isolate Uvic2021 chromosome 20, UVic_Omas_1.1, whole genome shotgun sequence genomic window:
- the LOC135507215 gene encoding LOW QUALITY PROTEIN: ETS-related transcription factor Elf-2-like (The sequence of the model RefSeq protein was modified relative to this genomic sequence to represent the inferred CDS: inserted 2 bases in 1 codon), translated as MSTDLQRCFSPLVTCVVCVSVEASVHYQQSGSTIYCSDKTIEAAEALLHMDSVTSLRGDRSPDVFIPAGCGTTPDFIHAAMRPDVMTETVVEVSTEDCMDEDMEVTLIEEPDESEPDHQPVRKKKAGRKPKTHPPAVSNGSPDLSIKKKPREGKGSTTYLWEFLLDLLQDKNTCPRYIKWTQREKGIFKLVDSKAVSKLWGKHKNKPDMNYETMGRALRYYYQRGILAKVEGQRLVYQFKEMPKNIVVIEDDKSDSRSGDLIGSEKSYHERVLPSSETILNVAELATTPTILGGGTRTGVHPPVAKGNKAVMTGGGAAVPRIVTISTAPDGTQTQHSHTAIIPTASGPRTVRVAMQVPVVMTTSLGQKISTVAVQQAPGTSGGQTTYQLANASPIGTATGNANSQPKVVIQTIPTMVPATAENGDKITVQLAKIITIPAHQLAQYQQQTKPGLGGSPTGSISLLGGTNSWGVRALAPHVTMAAGTQVMRLAVPTTLHHHHQQQQXHHIVTTTQGGGTGTAAVVTVTTTAANQSAPVAASHIISGIIKRSATAAEEPQQQQAKTLTIKRYRPSPSRPRYRKHTTSSP; from the exons ATGTCTACGGACCTGCAGCGGTGCTTTTCCCCTTTAGTAAcgtgtgttgtctgtgtttcaGTGGAGGCGTCCGTCCATTACCAACAGTCTGGCTCCACTATCTACTGTTCAGATAAGACCATCGAGGCTGCCGAGGCTCTGCTGCACATGGACTCTGTTACCAGCCTGAGAGGAGACCGCAGCCCAG ATGTGTTCATCCCGGCAGGGTGTGGGACCACCCCAGACTTCATCCACGCGGCGATGCGTCCAGACGTGATGACCGAGACGGTGGTGGAGGTGTCTACGGAAGACTGTATGGACGAGGACATGGAGGTCACCCTCATAGAGGAACCAGACGAGTCCGAGCCTGACCACCAACCTGTCAGGAAGAAGAAAG CGGGGAGGAAGCCAAAGACCCACCCGCCTGCTGTGTCCAACGGATCACCGGACCTCAGCATCAAGAAGAAACCCAGAGAAGGAAAAG GCAGCACCACGTACCTGTGGGAGTTCCTGTTGGACTTGCTCCAGGACAAGAACACCTGTCCCAGGTACATCAAGTGGACTCAGAGGGAGAAGGGCATCTTCAAGCTGGTGGACTCCAAGGCCGTGTCCAAGCTGTGGGGCAAACACAAGAACAAACCTGACATGAACTATGAGACCATGGGACGGGCTCTGAG gtaCTACTACCAACGTGGTATACTGGCCAAGGTCGAAGGTCAGCGGCTGGTCTACCAGTTCAAGGAGATGCCCAAGAACATCGTTGTCATCGAGGACGACAAGTCCGACTCCAGATCGGGCGATCTTATTGGCTCAGAGAAGTCTTACCACGAGAGGGTCCTGCCCTCGTCGGAGACGATACTGAATGTGGCCGAGCTCGCCACGACGCCCACCATCCTGGGGGGTGGGACGAGAACCGGAGTCCATCCTCCGGTTGCTAAGGGCAACAAGGCGGTGATGACGGGGGGCGGGGCGGCGGTTCCGAGGATAGTGACCATTTCCACGGCGCCAGACGGAACCCAGACGCAGCATTCTCACACGGCCATCATCCCCACTGCCTCAGGACCCAG GACTGTACGGGTTGCCATGCAAGTGCCTGTAGTCATGACAACGTCACTGGGCCAGAAGATCTCAACGGTTGCCGTGCAACAGGCGCCAGGGACGTCGGGAGGCCAAACGACGTACCAATTGGCCAACGCCTCTCCCATCGGCACGGCAACGGGCAACGCGAACTCCCAACCGAAG GTTGTGATCCAGACCATCCCCACCATGGTTCCAGCCACAGCGGAGAACGGAGACAAGATCACGGTCCAACTGGCTAAGATCATCACCATCCCGGCCCACCAGCTGGCCCAGTACCAGCAGCAGACCAAGCCTGGCCTGGGGGGCTCCCCGACGGGCAGCATCTCTCTCCTGGGCGGGACAAACTCCTGGGGGGTACGAGCCCTGGCACCTCATGTTACCATGGCTGCAGGGACACAG GTGATGAGGCTGGCCGTTCCCACAACgctgcatcatcatcatcaacaacaaca gcATCATATCGTCACGACGACGCAAGGTGGCGGGACCGGGACGGCGGCAGTGGTCACCGTGACGACGACGGCGGCCAATCAGAGCGCTCCGGTGGCGGCATCCCATATCATCAGCGGCATCATCAAGAGATCTGCCACGGCGGCAGAAGAACCGCAGCAGCAGCAAGCCAAGACGCTGACCATTAAACGGTACAGGCCCTCCCCGTCCAGACCACGTTACCGGAAACACACGACATCATCACCGTAG